The Natronomonas salsuginis genomic sequence CCACCTCGTCCTGTTCGCGCTTCTGTGGCTGGCGATGGGTCTGTCGATGGCGAAGCTCATTGGGATCGTCGACGGCTGGAAGCAGGCACGGGCGGCTTCGGCGGTCGCCGCGAAGTACTTCGTCGCCAGCAGCGCGCTGCTCGGTGTTGCGCTGGCGACGCTGTGGTGGATGACCGGCGCGACGTCGGTCTCCGGCGTCGCCGCCGCGACCGAGACGCTCGGGGGACCGCTGTGGCTCCTCGCGGCCGGAGCGCTCGTGCTTGCGGCGATGATCCAGTCTGCCCTGGTGCCGTTTCACGGCTGGCTTCTCTCCTCGATGACTGCGCCGACGCCGGCCTCGGCGCTGATGCACGCCGGATTCGTCAACGCGGGAGGCATCCTGCTGACCCGCTTCGCACCGGTCGTCACCGTCGACACGACCCTCATGCTCGCGATCGTCGTGATCGGCGCGGCCAGCGCGCTTCTCGGGAAACTGCTCAAATCCGTCCAGCCGGGCGTCAAGAGCATGTTGGGAAGTTCGACGGTCGGGCAGATGGGATTCATGATCATGCAGGTCGGCCTCGGCTTCTTCGGGGCCGCCATCACCCACCTCATCCTACACGGATTCTACAAGGCCTACCAGTTTCTGAACGCGGGCGAACAGATCGAACGCACGAGCCCAACCGGCGGGACGAAGCGCGCGACTGGGCCGATCGGGGTCGCAGCCACGCTCCTCACCGCTACAGCCGGGGGCGCGCTGTTCGCGGTACTGACCGGAAAGGGGACGAGCCTCGACAGCGGGCTCCTGCTTGCCCTCTTCGTGGTACTCGCCACACTGCACGCGGCCCGCAGCGCGATTCAGCACATCTCGCTCCCGTCGACGGTCCGCTACGCGGCGGTCCCACTGGCGTTCTTCCCGGCCATCATCGTCTACGCGCTGGTCTACACGGCTATTTCGAGCGTCCTGGCCGAGCTCCCGGTCGTCGCAGCCCCGACGGAACTGACGGTGTTCCACGCGCTCGTTGCCGTCGCCTTCCTCGCCGCGTACCTCGCCATCGAAACCGGCGTCCACGAGCGCAGCCAACGGCTCTACGTGGCGCTTTTGAACGCGAGCCAGCCCGATTCCAGCACCGTCCTGACCACCACGGAGAACTACAATGAGTATTGAACCCACTACCGAAGACAGCATTCGAGACGGCATCGAAGACGGCATCGACAAAGCTGCGGCCAGCGTCGGATCGGTCTGGCCCATCCACTCGTTCGTGACGGCGAACCCGCTCGCGGGCT encodes the following:
- a CDS encoding proton-conducting transporter transmembrane domain-containing protein, which codes for MSGHSSQKTVGALPDTTVESPFVPVVLTWLVWSLFAASIVALAARVRFGGGWEISGVIVVDGLTVLLWAVVTSFSGIVHSYSRRYMAGSAHETRFFVATFGFTVIVMGLVAADHLVLFALLWLAMGLSMAKLIGIVDGWKQARAASAVAAKYFVASSALLGVALATLWWMTGATSVSGVAAATETLGGPLWLLAAGALVLAAMIQSALVPFHGWLLSSMTAPTPASALMHAGFVNAGGILLTRFAPVVTVDTTLMLAIVVIGAASALLGKLLKSVQPGVKSMLGSSTVGQMGFMIMQVGLGFFGAAITHLILHGFYKAYQFLNAGEQIERTSPTGGTKRATGPIGVAATLLTATAGGALFAVLTGKGTSLDSGLLLALFVVLATLHAARSAIQHISLPSTVRYAAVPLAFFPAIIVYALVYTAISSVLAELPVVAAPTELTVFHALVAVAFLAAYLAIETGVHERSQRLYVALLNASQPDSSTVLTTTENYNEY